The Ptychodera flava strain L36383 chromosome 18, AS_Pfla_20210202, whole genome shotgun sequence sequence ataaaaaCAGTCACTGCAAATTGTAGTCATTTAATATGCCTTTTATTTCACTTACACATGAACTGAAATAAATTCATACAACAGTCCAActtcagttgtaaaaattcaactCGTACTCTCCTTGCATGGAGAAACATTTGCGATGAAACATTGCGTCACTTGTTTACGAAATTATACAGAGCAACGAAGCCACACAATCAGGGCTGTGTACCCCAGCGAGTTTTTGAGCACATGTAACACGTTACGGTCACGGTCCCAATGAATAGAGGAACTGTTACGGTTTACcataacagaaaattcagacGTATTTACACGGATGATCGTCACCAAAATCATGAAACACCTGTCGTTTTAATAACTTGCCTCCTTAGCGAACCTGAAACGAGACCTGAACTTGAAAACAGCGCGAAACGCTCAAAGCCCACACAtcggccgccatcttggaaatcgCCCGACCTGTTTACGTCACATGGCACAGTAGACATCATTTCGCGACCAAAAGTTAATCCAAACtcatgttttttaaaaactttgtgcgaaataaaaaaaagatgacAAGAATGCAAAAGAACGATTGCGGAATTAGCCAAAAAAACTTGTAAATGACAGTGACCCCAACATCGCGAATAGTGAGGTCAAGTCAGCGTAGCGTAATATGACGTACACGTAACGTTGCAGCCCACGAACTCTACCGTTTGCTTGCTCTGATACTTTCACCGTTTGTCtcaacaacaagaacagaaaaataattaaaatacaaatttacattcgCAATGCTGCCATGGAGATTTCATGTAGACAAACCGTCATCAGGTATAGACGCCTTATAAACCTTTTTGAGGGTCGCTATTTTGACCGATAGCTTTGACCACCAGCATTTTCATGGCGTCGACGTCACTGTAAATTCTCCCACGATAAACGGCCATTAACACGGCGCTCAACCAACATGATCAAAGTCACGGCCACACCGATGTGCTGCTCGTCCGGTGTTTTTCAACACCTATGTACGTGTCAATTGATTAATGTAAACCCGTCAATCGACATGAAAAAGTCTATTCAGGACTAAAAACGATGTTGATAAGGCTAGTTTTGGCAGATGTCCCATGCCAATGAATACACTGAGCTGTCAAGTGGGGCTGTCAATCAAGGGTGTCGGGAAAAATCTGAAGCGTCACGGCAATCAAGGCAAGCGTCACGGCAATCAGGCAAGCGTCACGGAGACGTTGATGCTTGAGGGgcctagggagaacactgttGATCATAAAACACTTCATCCACAGGTGGAGCTCTTCAAGAATATCCAACCATTGTTTGCAAATAAACCACTGCTGGTTGTTGCCAACAAAATTGACATCATAAGACCTGAAGAACTACCTGAAGATGAGAAGGTGAACGTTCATAAACTGATTACATTAAATAGAGGATTTTGTAGTGCAATTCATTACCTTCAACAGTTCACCGGCTACAATCCACCCCGTGTCGTCAGTGTGTGAATGTTGAGTTTTCCTTATACATGTAATATGAAGGGTAGAGGTGTTTCTGTattgaaattgcaaaatatattttaccattGGTAGCACACTGATGTTACCCAGAAGGCATATGCTCACAAAGACATATACTTTCGTTCATCAGATGCTGAGTTCCAGCCATTCCAAGATTTACCTCAGTAATTGATAAATGAAATCATCAATCTTGTAACAagaattaaaattttcacatataCGTGTCTGCCATTTTCATATTGTTCCAGGGTTATCCATGGGGGTTTGTGGAAGGATTTTGAGGGATGGACCATCCCTTTGATTTTCACGCCATCTATTCATATGATAACAGCCATACAAAAGAATACAATTCATATACGCAAATTATACATTGTCATGTAAATTAGCAACCATTTTGGTTTTTTCAAGCTGTGGAGAATACTGCATTATTACATTTTCAGACTTCTTGTAACATTCTaaatcatttaacatttttaaattgtgaaattgtgatcttcttttgttgttttttagaaATTTTTCGAAGACTTTGAAAAGGAAGGCATACCAGTGTTAAAGATGAGTACAGTGACCGAGGAAGGTGTTATTGAAGTCAAAACTGAGGTTTGTCAAATGATAATCTTCTCTTATACTGTTTGGTGTTTCCATCGTCAGTTTTAAAACAGAAAACAGATTGATATGACAGAAACACATCCAACCTGATGTGTCAGCATTCTGTAGTGTACATAGGTAAACAGCCAGTGAATTGAAGACTCTGAAGGTTGTAAAGATGGCCAGTTGAAACTTCTGCAGTTATATCATCAGTTTTGTGAGCATGCAAGCTCCTTTTTATGGCCTTCTCACTCACTATAAACCAGTATGAATTCTGACTCACTATAAACCAGTATGAATTCTGACTCACTATAAACCAGTATGAATTCTGACTCACTATAAACCAGTATGAATTCTGACTCACTATAAACCAGTATGAATTCTGACTCACTGTAAACCAGTATGAATTCTGACTCACTATAAACCAGTATGAATTCTGACTCACTATAAACCAGTATGAATTCTGACTCACTATAACCAGTATGAATTCTGACTCACTATAAACCAGTATGAATTCTGACTCACTATAAACCAGTATGAATTCTGACTCACTATAAACCAGTATGAATTCTGACTCACTGTAAACCAGTATGAATTCTGACTCACTATAAACCAGTATGAATTCTGACTCACTGTAAACCAGTATGAATTCTGACTCACTGTAACCAGTATGAATTCTGACTCACTGTAAACCAGTATGAATTCTGACTCACTGTAAACCAGTATGAATTCTGACTCACTATAAACCAGTATGAATTCTGACTCACTATAAACCAGTATGAATTCTGACTCACTATAAACCAGTATGAATTCTGACTCACTATAAACCAGTATGAATTCTGACTCACTATAAACCAGTATGAATTCTGACTCACTATAACCAGTATGAATTCTGACTCACTATAAACCAGTATGAAATTCTGACTCACTATAAACCAGTATGAATTCTGACTCACTATAAACCAGTATGAATTCTGAATCACTATAAACCAGTATGAATTCTGACTCACTATAAACCAGTATGAATTCTGACTCACTATTAACCTGCATGAATTATGTGACAGTGTCTTGGTTATATATCTGTAATATTTGCAATGTAGCCGCTAACCACCATTGACCAATTCCCATCTCTCTGTATTTCTGATTTATTTTCTATCTAGTCATGTGATCGACTTCTTGCTCAAAGAGTGGAGGGCAAGATGAAAGGTCGTAAagtaaatgatattttgaaTCGATTGCATTTAGCCATGCCAACAGAGAGGACTCCAAGGTAAGACACCACCATCAGTTGAGCTCTGTTACACATATCTTGAGGCAGGAAGCCATTCTGTAGTATGTAGCATACTTTGCTTGCCAAGAGACAGGCCAGTTATCAGAAGTAGATATATGATCTTGGGATTGTTAGTCTCAGCTCAACAAAGCCAGGAATTTTGATGAGTAGAAGTGCGTTCCATTTACCCctactaccccccccccccccccccccccccaacagtgtctttcaaattttaataaaactgGTAAACATGTTTTCAAGTCATTTTATCAGAGTCTTGTAATCATGTAATGGAACAACAGAAATTTTTCGCCAGTTACCAATTCCCTTGCTTGCGTACCAAAACCATAATGAACCATGAATGACATatagttgatgacaaaatttaTCCAAGGTCAAGGAAGATGCCAGTCTTTCAAATCTAGAATTATGTCAttgaaacaattgaaaaaattgGAGTCTGGGTAAAATTCACAGTAACATTACagaaaacttttcatatttatagATGATTTGACCAGCAGATAACCAGTGTGTGTTCTTTCCACTATAGCTTAGACCTCCATGTATTCCCAAAGGGGTTAAGTCAAAGAAATCGGCAATGCAAGTAGAAGGAAAGCGCAAGAAACTGGAGCGTGACATTGAACTAGAAATGGCAGATGAATATGTCTTAGATTTGCAAAAACACTACCTCCTACCtgaagatgaaaaatacgacACAATCCCAGAACTGTGGCAAGGTCGTAACATTGCAGATTACATTGACCCTGACATTGAGAAGAAGTTAGAGGAGTTAGAGAGAGAAGAGGCACTGAGGGAGGCAGCTGGAGAGTATGATGAAGATATGGTGAGAATGAATTTGCAATCCAAAAAATTCACAGATTTGTTGGCTGGGACATGAGTCAAACAAAGGCATTGTTTTGTGGAGCTGAGATACTCGGCCTGAAACTGAAATCCAAATTGCTCATAAACAAACTGACATTATCTAAAGTAATTCAGTTTTGCTCTCCGATAGAACCTCATTTTATCAGAAATAATAACTCGATAACTCAGATTTTTAAATTATCGTATTTTTCTACAGTCTTCAGAAGATGAAGAAATGCAGGAGATCAGAAAGATGGCCTCAAAGTAAGTTTTTAACCATggcaataaaaatgatatttatgttGATGTTGGCATCACTACTTTGTCACTGATGAATTTCCCAGAATGCAAGAGTCTTGTTCCTCTAAAGTGAACGTACATAAAGAAAAATTAAGTCAAGACTTCTTGAAGGTCTGTGAGTAATTTTGATTGGGATGTCACTAGGTGTTAACTCCGCGAATATAGTCTAAAAGGCTGTAGGATTAGGATTAGCATTTGATGATCAATATTTTCTCATGACATTGAGATTGAATGAGTTTGCAATACTACCGGTAatatgatttttgaatttctaatcaCAGGATACGTAACAAGAGGAAGATCATCATGATGGAATCCAAGGAAaagagaaaagttgaaaaacctGTTCTGCCACGGACTGCAATCAGGGTATGTGAGATTTtattcaatgcaaaatttgtccTTCAGGTTTTCCTATCATTTTGAATCGTATTCCTCGGAGTGTTCAAGTGCACTCATATAAAGTTTGTCTAGGACCTGGCGAGGGCCAAAATAACCCTCTTTTGGGAAATAGAGTTACTGCATGTCCACACTGATCATGTGATTTCAGTGCCTGTCCAAGAACCAACACAATTACTTTCACAATGGCCATGACCTCTGACGGGCCAAAGTTCCAAAAGTATAATAACAATGAGGCCATGCTTCAACTAGTACCAAGGGTCGATGTGATGTTTTCACACATTTCTGTTAGACCATGGCTTGAATTGTGCCCAGACAAGTTAATCTGACTCTGGTCAGGTCTGACATAATGTCACTACATTGATCATGACATTTTCAGCAGGACTTAAAATCTACACCTCTGATACCATAAATCTGACTCCAGCCTGGTGTGACATAATCAAATGTCACTACATTGTTCATTTTCAGCAGACTTGACCCTACAAGTACCTCTCCTGTCCTAGACAAATTGTCCTGCTATGCTATTTTAATTCTGTATCTGTAACATTGTAACATTACAACATTGGCGTGTACCCATGTTCCATTTATGTGTACCATGGTAACATTGTAACAGTAATGTAACATTGTAACAGTATTGTAACATTGTAACAGTAATGTAACATTGTAACAGTAATGTAACATTCTGATTTGAATACCATTCCAGGGCAAGAGAAGTCGGTTTGAGAGAGACATGGAAGAACTTGGTGTTGAACCAGATAATGAAGTATGTCAGTTTTAACTTGAGTTGATATCtcctttgatattattttcttaAACAATACTTCACACCATAGGATCTTTTCACTGCTTTCACTGCAAACTATTTCTATTGTATCCTAGCTTTTATATTCAATATTCAGTGTCAttctatttcaatcattctggCTGAggtgttttacaaaaaaattactcCCAGTAAGAGTCTAGTATTGAAAAGAagtaaaattaggttttgtgaTGGGAATTTCTTGTGTTTGAGTGTCTCTGAAAAGTCCCCGGCTGCACAGATGTTAATCACTGATGAGTTTTATGTCAATGTATTATCTTGCAGGGTCACTACACACGTAGCAGATCTCGAAGCAAGACACCGTTGGTGAGGAAACGCCAACGCACCGATTCAGAAGGACGTGCCAGGAGTAGTTCTCGCACACCACGTGACATATCTGGAGTTCGTGACGCCTCGGTGagttcaaaatttttgcataGGAATAATATGATTTTGCTTCCCATATATACATTCTGAAATGTGATTTCATCGCTATCACAGGAAAGCATTCATATCACAAAGTAAATACTTTTTGATGGTGATGTTCAGTTTTCAAtggcattattttcatcattaacaTGGTGAAATAATTTTTGGTTGGAAATTTTTGACAAGCGTTTCACAAACAGTGAATATGGAAATAACAGAAATGGTTCTTTTTTAGTGCCAGTGTTTTCAGGAAGAGTGTAAAAATCACTTTTCAAATGATCTGAGTATGATCTGCCAGCAATGAACACAGAGACAACATTTGTCTCACTTTCCGTGGTGACTTTGTCCACAAATTCATGTTTACATGTCTACATTTAGTAAACGAACTTCCAATCATGATCAGCACTAGACTGCATgtgacatattgtaaaatgtgtACAGGTTTATGACAACATATCATCACATTTTAGataatttgaaagattttccAAGAAACAACCCAGCATTGGCAGCTTTCAGTTGAATAAAATTAGTCAAGTCgtataaaatgcaaatatgtcgTTGCAGACAGTTaagaattgaatatttcattttgattttctccATTGATCTCTTATACTAGTTGATGATAACTTCATAATATTGAATCACCATTCTGCTTTTCTTCTTCAGATGCGCAACAAAGCTAAAAAGCTATCCAAACTGTCTCAGAGGAGAGCCAACAGATTTGGTAAAATTGGAGAAGCAGATAGAGCCATTAGAGCTTCTATGCCAAGACATCTCTATGCTGGCAAGAGGAAAATGGGCAAAGCTGACAGACgataaaaaaataacccatatttcacaaaatcaatatctatcatttcatttcttttgaaGTGTCATCTTTAATTTGTAATCATGCATATTTTGTGGTTGAATGACACCTATATAAATAAATACTGTTGTACACCACAGCTAAATTGgaatcaaaatttgatgaaaacattACAATAAATTGTTTTTAAGACACACTTGTAATTTTGGCTTGCCTACCTGAAGTTGGGGTAATctgatattgttttaaaatgtctTTCTACATGAAGATGTCAAACAAATAAACTCAGTAAATCAAGTAGTTCCGAATGAATTTGTTGTCCTGTGTTGTTATTCGGTTGTTTTGCAGACTTCAATGCCCTAAATTGAATGATTGACACTGCATCAGATAATCAGTGCACAGAATGTTTGCAccaacccttttcctgccaagttcatatatcACACCTAGGTCAAGTAAGTTAGTTTATAACATATTACCGGTGAGAATCAACGATGAAATTGATACATCTCATTTGTGAACTTGGTTTGTGaagtttttccaaattttacTGCAGGATCAGTACTTGCGGTGAAGTTGCTGCAAACAATAGATGAAtaatagtgttgtttcacattAGGATTCCACTGTAGCAATACAAGCAGTCTGCCTGTAGGAATTGATTAATGTGTGAGTGGTTTTGGGGAGGAAAAAGACTCTAAATggttcaaaatattcaaataattaaGTCTCTTTTCAACATTAACTTTTTTGGGCAAACAACTTCAAGAAATGCCAAGGCAATGAGAAGAGTACAGCTTCACTCAGACTTGGCTGCTGTGTGTGACGTAGGGCAGTATAGCAATTTTAAAGAATTACATGTATCTACAGTGTACCAGACAATATACTCCATGGTTTGTGTTTTATTATGGGTCAATATACAGTCCTCTGATCAGTGCAACTACTGTGGCAATTCAGGAAAAAGTTCTCAAAGCAATTACACAAGTGAGATGACATGTAGATAacaatttcatcattcattcTCAGCTGTCCTTCACTGTAACAGCCTTGAACATTTGAAAGCCTACACATAGGTATGTAAACGTGTTTTACTGACTAATCTTGCTACAACATACTACTAGTATGCCAAGTAGGTGAGAATGCATGTACATTTTGGTCAAATAACAATTTTCACTAATAGGCAGATGACTGGCTTGGCTGGTTTACGGTTAATTGTGCATACTTAATTACTCGAGACCTTCAAAGTCAGATTATACCTTCCTGTCAAAGCTATGCATCTCTTGACGTTTATCagtgaatttaaccctttcacccccagttccctgtatacaggtccaactttaccacagaaaacaatggatttgggacaaaccatggtggtgaaagggttaagtcaaCAGCGCTGTCTAACTGTTTTGTCTGAAAAATGTTCCAGTACAcgttaaattttcaaattcaaattgtccACAGCTAGAATACATCCGAGttctattttttttctccaatgTACAGCAAGTGGAATAAGCATGTTTGACTTGTTGATTTTCCAACGACCCAAACAGAGACTATGTTAGAAAGAAGAAAGTACAAGTTTAAAAAGTAAACTGACTTTTAATACATCTGGAGAGTGTGAAATGACTCTTGGCTGTTCAGAGTACACATTGTGATTGAAACTGTTCAATAATGGACTAGTGAGGGCGCACTTATCAGCTGACACTTGGGGATAGACCGTGCTCACCTGTCAGTGGAGAGGCAAAGGCAGATTGCAAATGGATATCCCTACAGTCTTATGCAAATATGCCCTAGTTGGTTTCCATGAAAATTTTTAACTTAAAAGCTGATGTGTAAATCAAACATAACCAAGGCATTGCTAGATTTAGAATCCCTCCTCTCATAGCCTATAGTCCAGACAGAAAAGCATAACAACCATTGCAACAGTAGGCCAGTCACTGAGGCAGCacttaaaccagatatgaactgaaaatgctcatgtgtttcgttatatttcattgaaagtgttcatgatcaacatcatgagcaatattcaccacagattaattctaaaagtcattaagtatacaactatgtaattagctgaaataaaaatacattctttgACTGCTGCCACCAAGTGttattgcctttggtcaagtcctttaaGCTATATTTttaagctcattagatatgcaaattataaattacctgacattaaaatccgaaatgactttcaatattttaatatagtgttattgcctttggtcaagtcctttaaGCTATATTTttaagctcattagatatgcaaattataaattacctgacattaaaatccgaaatgactttcaatattttaacctagtatcatcaatgtacatagcatgtttcaccaactttgatcaagtaaatccctctatatatccctgattaggaaagttcattaaatgtgcaaattaggaattggctgggAAAAAAGctaaatgacattgaacaatgttgtatcatagtatcttcaatgtacatagcaagtttcatcaactttggtctcgacaattcagataaatatccctaattaggaaagttcattaaatatgcaaattagcaattatctttcatgtcatcctttaataactttcacagctaatatatcctggtgtgatcaacatttgtagcaaatttaatcaaattttgtgcagtcgttctcaatgtatattgatttttctaaaatcattaattatgcaaatgagcagaaagTAATcaagccacatccaccaaaaactaatcatgtctTACTATTTGCAAACCAAATCCATGATCCTGATCTAATGAGCCGTTTTTGGGATATCGGGCCAACAAAAActttaccaaaacaaaaatttttagatatttctctgaaaatttaaaataagcaACCTAGCAGTTGATAGAGCTTGGTTTatattatgtagagaataactttttgtgatgtatgtgttgatgaaggagggATCTTTGCAAGACCACTTAAGGTcggcctgaccaaaatggcagaAATAGCTGCAACAATACCTACGGAAAtcaaagattttatcataatttgagtaCATTTAATTAAAATCATCTGTAAGAACATGTCCACTaaacatcaaagctatcagacaagtggtttttgagaaacaaattttttgaccaaaaatgaggaaattgccccccaaatacaaaattgcagattccatccttatttcaatatatcttattaacataaaccctggGAACctttacaccaaatatcaaagctaccagatcagtagttttaggagaaaaaattttttgaccaaaaaaggtaAAAATTTCCCCCGTTTTCAACAtaacttcaatacattatatcaaGATATATCTTAgacacctgtataccaaatatcaaagctatcagatcagtactttttggataaaaatgttttgaccaaaattgggaaaattgccccaaaattaaaaaatatgataatatcaatacaatttgtacaaacatgACTGAgctcatcctgaggaacatgaatataaaCTTTCAGAGCGATCAGTGGAGCGagttcagagaacaagattttttgactaaaaaccaaaaaaatacaaacatgcaaatttcaccccaatTTGTGCatacataatttagaatacctaaaggaatctgcatagtaagtttcaaccaaatctgaccaatgcttactgagttttagccatttgcaggatttttccttttttccccctcatttgtatatttttggcactgacatgttcatttgaacaaattcacatctccacccctaggtgcacctgtacaccaaatactaagacggcAGTCGTTgcagtttaggagtttttgatctggacggactTACACACAGACGCTACTTTGCCAcattataagaatacctcccatttgaatatatacatatgcatatatgggagctaaaaagcaTGTTCATTGGTTGAAAAATAGACAGTAGCTGTATACTGTCTGTGATTGGAACAGAAAACACAGTTAATCAAGGTCAAccaatcaaaatatctg is a genomic window containing:
- the LOC139116746 gene encoding GTP-binding protein 4-like, with translation MSHYNFKKITVVPSSKDFIDIVLSKTQRKTPTVIHKHYAIGRIRHFYMRKVRYTQQNYHDKLSEIINDFPKLEDIHPFYADLMNVLYDKDHYKLALGQINTAKHLIDNVSKDYVRLLKYADSLYRCKQLKKAALGRMCTIMKRQNQSLEYLEQVRQHLSRLPSIDPNTRTLLICGFPNVGKSSFINKITRADVEVQPYAFTTKSLFVGHTDYKYLRWQVVDTPGILDHSLEERNTIEMQAITALAHLRAAVLYIMDVSQQCGHTIEEQVELFKNIQPLFANKPLLVVANKIDIIRPEELPEDEKKFFEDFEKEGIPVLKMSTVTEEGVIEVKTESCDRLLAQRVEGKMKGRKVNDILNRLHLAMPTERTPRPPCIPKGVKSKKSAMQVEGKRKKLERDIELEMADEYVLDLQKHYLLPEDEKYDTIPELWQGRNIADYIDPDIEKKLEELEREEALREAAGEYDEDMSSEDEEMQEIRKMASKIRNKRKIIMMESKEKRKVEKPVLPRTAIRGKRSRFERDMEELGVEPDNEGHYTRSRSRSKTPLVRKRQRTDSEGRARSSSRTPRDISGVRDASMRNKAKKLSKLSQRRANRFGKIGEADRAIRASMPRHLYAGKRKMGKADRR